Proteins encoded by one window of Flavobacterium sp. N502540:
- a CDS encoding condensation domain-containing protein — translation MKRRLLFGERMLLGEGKDPFHVVIPFRLRGVIEEKEIQYALGRLQKKHPWLRACIHIDKKNIPWFELSKLPNPIPIRIVDQKREEDWQQETMRELQTLFDYKNKPLIRLVWIKGNDTSDMLLTFHHCLCDGGAAMNLIHEFLKVLDDPTADIGIENPILGIQDVVPSLILNSNRQRFKAKMIGRLATFAIKCIPVSKKAIDRQTDYFIHWKLDPATSQELVSHCQSLAITVNTFLSAIVLDTFKKVRGNKAFNKVSCPVDIRRFAPQVKKDHIFAFGLMIVLSSDPKLDFLDNLRVMQQHVDRKTAKLNPYITMMVMESAHKALNNFTKLLKRGKSSNDCMFSNLGRIQIPHQYQSFALETVRSPSVIGPLGNTTTILTSTYQGVIDFSFMGSEGYLPYHEALAIRDEITDSIKRQLNYQAAS, via the coding sequence ATGAAAAGAAGATTGTTATTTGGAGAGCGTATGCTTTTGGGAGAAGGAAAAGACCCCTTCCATGTTGTTATTCCTTTTCGCCTGCGCGGTGTAATTGAGGAAAAAGAGATTCAGTATGCTTTGGGCAGACTTCAGAAAAAACATCCCTGGTTACGGGCATGTATCCATATTGATAAAAAAAACATCCCATGGTTTGAATTATCTAAGCTACCGAATCCAATTCCTATCCGTATTGTAGATCAAAAAAGAGAAGAGGACTGGCAACAAGAAACTATGCGAGAATTGCAGACACTCTTTGATTATAAAAACAAACCTTTGATCCGCCTGGTGTGGATCAAAGGAAATGATACCTCAGATATGCTGCTGACTTTTCATCACTGTCTGTGCGACGGTGGTGCTGCGATGAATTTGATTCATGAATTTTTAAAAGTATTGGATGATCCTACAGCAGATATAGGCATTGAAAATCCTATTTTAGGCATCCAGGACGTTGTTCCTTCCCTTATTTTAAATAGTAACAGACAAAGATTCAAAGCAAAAATGATTGGTCGACTGGCAACATTCGCCATCAAATGCATTCCCGTCAGCAAAAAAGCGATTGATCGACAGACAGACTATTTCATTCATTGGAAATTAGATCCAGCCACGAGTCAAGAGCTTGTTTCCCATTGTCAATCACTAGCCATCACCGTCAATACTTTTTTAAGTGCTATCGTATTGGACACTTTTAAAAAAGTACGCGGAAACAAAGCCTTTAATAAGGTTTCTTGTCCGGTAGACATCAGACGTTTTGCTCCTCAGGTAAAAAAAGATCACATTTTCGCTTTCGGTCTGATGATCGTCCTGTCATCAGATCCTAAACTCGATTTCTTAGACAATTTACGTGTCATGCAGCAGCATGTAGATCGCAAAACCGCCAAACTTAATCCCTATATCACCATGATGGTTATGGAATCTGCTCATAAGGCGTTGAACAACTTTACAAAACTTCTAAAACGAGGCAAGTCCTCCAACGATTGTATGTTCTCTAACCTGGGACGTATTCAGATACCCCATCAATACCAATCCTTTGCGTTGGAAACTGTTCGCAGTCCATCTGTCATTGGCCCATTGGGTAATACAACAACTATCCTTACCTCTACTTATCAAGGTGTTATCGACTTCTCGTTTATGGGAAGTGAAGGTTATTTGCCTTATCACGAAGCCTTAGCCATTCGTGATGAAATAACTGATTCTATCAAACGCCAATTAAATTATCAAGCAGCCTCATGA
- a CDS encoding condensation domain-containing protein: MNKRKLLLVERIMYVDAATPLNCVFTAKIKGEILKEQIEIALTKIQHKHPLLRAEVDLQDKQHPVYVLRENMKPIPLRIVKRQTDTHWLVESEQEWYRQFKGEGSPLAQLVWIKGQQFSELLWVVPHCICDGTSMVTLMQELLALIDNPTLDLEPYPLFQSVNNFLAPQFDHQKKHAKQSFFYFWGNFSFYCNGKIKKEISEKIMPFIGN; this comes from the coding sequence ATGAACAAACGAAAACTCTTATTAGTGGAACGAATCATGTATGTTGATGCCGCCACCCCTCTAAACTGTGTCTTTACAGCAAAAATCAAAGGTGAAATTCTAAAAGAACAGATCGAAATTGCTTTAACAAAAATCCAACACAAGCATCCACTGCTTCGTGCAGAGGTTGATTTACAGGATAAGCAGCATCCGGTTTATGTCCTCAGGGAAAATATGAAACCTATTCCGCTTCGCATCGTAAAACGTCAAACAGATACCCATTGGTTAGTGGAATCCGAACAGGAATGGTATCGACAGTTTAAAGGCGAAGGCTCCCCTTTGGCTCAATTGGTATGGATCAAAGGACAGCAATTCTCTGAATTGTTATGGGTAGTGCCACATTGTATCTGCGATGGAACCAGCATGGTCACTTTGATGCAGGAATTACTTGCCTTAATCGATAATCCAACGCTTGATCTTGAACCTTATCCATTATTTCAATCGGTCAACAATTTTCTGGCGCCGCAGTTTGATCATCAAAAAAAGCACGCAAAGCAAAGCTTTTTTTATTTTTGGGGAAATTTTTCTTTTTACTGCAACGGAAAAATAAAAAAAGAAATCTCGGAAAAAATTATGCCATTCATTGGAAATTAG
- a CDS encoding alpha-keto acid decarboxylase family protein, with the protein MAEQKISVAKYLQIRLEELGLTHLFGIAGNYTAPFLNTILEDKNAKIKIVNDTNEINAGHCTDAYARQNGFAAVAVTYGVGAFTLLNSVAGSYVEHCPVLVINGAPTNKDQQRSLVQGMLASHMTGDMYSNINVFRNVTVAAEQITGSSDAPYKIDAVLNACLLYGRPVYLEVFEDAWRMECNAPVTPLVEKGTSKCQTSARKAAQRVAAMARGKEIIFWGGIEIQRYGIQKEFLDLIETTDTEFVTSILGKSIVSENHRKFRGVFNGKASPKDVKEQFEKAQVKIGLGVWTTGKNLGGFDVWKEDTVLANHSGVRIGASYVANVSLKDFIIFLKEELTKVSFSAYEMYDTEKKLPKSFFVADDSIAKNEKPLLTYDTFFKRINSFINGSHIVVADAGFPLLGAQGIRIAEPNGFVAQASWLSIGYSVPAATGIKCARPDKRPVVFVGDGAFQETCQAISTQNKLKHDTIVFVLDNGIYGIEQMLVNPNPFRGADQVDYDIPDLNSVYDYNEMHRWKYAKLVDVFGGKGFEVNTLDELEDVLQQLDTIKENTIIHVNIPKTSIPEAIAYKTEEPGEDEFLDKDWSLC; encoded by the coding sequence ATGGCAGAGCAAAAAATATCAGTAGCAAAATACCTGCAGATACGCCTGGAAGAATTAGGGCTTACCCACTTATTTGGTATTGCAGGCAATTATACAGCTCCGTTTTTAAATACGATCCTTGAAGACAAAAATGCAAAAATTAAAATCGTTAACGATACAAACGAAATAAATGCCGGACATTGTACGGATGCTTATGCACGACAAAATGGTTTTGCAGCAGTAGCGGTAACCTATGGTGTGGGAGCATTTACATTGTTGAATTCGGTTGCAGGTTCTTATGTAGAACATTGCCCTGTTTTGGTTATCAATGGAGCTCCAACCAATAAAGATCAACAGCGAAGCCTTGTTCAGGGAATGCTGGCTTCACACATGACCGGTGATATGTACAGCAATATCAATGTGTTCCGTAATGTTACTGTCGCAGCCGAACAGATTACGGGTTCATCTGACGCTCCTTATAAGATTGATGCAGTACTGAATGCCTGTCTTTTATATGGAAGACCGGTTTATCTTGAGGTTTTTGAAGATGCATGGCGAATGGAATGTAATGCACCTGTTACTCCATTGGTAGAAAAAGGAACATCAAAATGCCAGACAAGTGCACGCAAGGCAGCTCAAAGGGTTGCCGCAATGGCCCGTGGAAAAGAGATTATTTTCTGGGGCGGAATTGAAATCCAGCGCTACGGCATTCAAAAAGAATTTTTGGATCTGATTGAAACTACCGATACGGAATTTGTAACTTCCATACTCGGAAAATCGATCGTTTCTGAAAATCATCGTAAATTTAGGGGTGTTTTTAATGGCAAAGCATCACCAAAAGATGTTAAGGAACAATTTGAAAAGGCTCAGGTGAAAATTGGTCTCGGTGTATGGACCACGGGTAAAAATCTGGGTGGTTTTGATGTCTGGAAAGAAGACACGGTACTCGCGAACCACAGTGGTGTAAGAATAGGTGCTTCTTATGTGGCTAATGTATCGCTAAAGGATTTTATTATTTTCCTGAAAGAAGAACTCACTAAAGTTAGCTTTAGTGCCTATGAAATGTATGACACGGAAAAAAAGCTGCCGAAATCATTTTTTGTTGCTGATGACAGCATAGCAAAAAATGAAAAACCACTTTTGACCTATGATACTTTTTTCAAACGGATCAATAGTTTTATAAACGGCAGCCATATAGTAGTTGCAGATGCCGGCTTTCCTTTATTGGGAGCTCAGGGTATCCGTATTGCAGAACCTAATGGATTTGTGGCGCAGGCATCGTGGCTTTCTATCGGTTATTCGGTACCTGCTGCAACCGGAATAAAATGTGCCAGACCCGATAAAAGACCGGTGGTATTTGTTGGCGATGGTGCTTTTCAGGAAACCTGCCAGGCCATATCAACACAGAACAAACTGAAACATGATACTATTGTTTTTGTATTGGATAATGGTATTTATGGTATCGAACAAATGCTGGTGAATCCAAATCCTTTCCGTGGTGCTGATCAGGTAGATTATGATATCCCTGATTTAAACAGTGTTTATGATTACAATGAAATGCATCGTTGGAAATATGCTAAACTCGTTGATGTATTTGGAGGGAAAGGTTTTGAAGTGAACACTCTCGATGAACTCGAAGACGTTTTACAGCAGCTTGATACTATTAAGGAAAATACAATCATACACGTGAACATTCCAAAAACATCCATTCCGGAAGCGATTGCCTATAAAACGGAGGAGCCGGGAGAGGATGAATTTTTAGATAAAGACTGGAGTTTGTGTTAA
- a CDS encoding flavin monoamine oxidase family protein: MENYLHGLLDEENDPIIQQYLKYIDEGIPRTDKPKDVLIIGAGMAGMVAAAMLKEAGHKVTIVESNTRVGGRIKTFRNSDDKKYFEDDTVYGEAGAMRIPTIHQMVLKYIDKLGLKTEPFYYLSVDKAQAIAYQADPAKPKPEVTRNSLFYINRKRVVQNEYIPKDTSKIVDVNALLDFHLGSNENMRADQLMANLINPLKAFIAEDPEKNWPVLIERYGEYSMRRFLKEHSMYSENAIEMIGVLQNLESRMAYDFIQSFIEQNIIKDSTRFMEIVGGCDKLPNAFFKAHKLEENTYFDCRMTKMMLVNDKVKIEVDIEVQRDPQFYEDAGFKALKTPVGDMEFDEVIVSIPFSALRHVYVTPQFKQQKRKAIRELHYDSATKILLEFREKWWQEAPYNIVGGGTITDFSNRFTYYPSNDLGSNGHGVVLASYCWSDEASRWDSMDDDDRYFYALKNLAIMHSDDEKEQQRIIDLAVISSSIKDRKGKTGKLVGAATQSWMRDPYAFGEAAIFNPGQLQLLQRHIISTEWKGKAHFAGEHTSLKHAWIEGAIESGIRTALEVNENIGNLNNPI, encoded by the coding sequence GCCGGAATGGCCGGAATGGTAGCAGCGGCTATGTTGAAGGAGGCAGGCCATAAGGTTACAATAGTGGAATCTAATACCCGTGTTGGCGGCCGAATTAAGACTTTCCGAAATTCGGATGATAAAAAATATTTTGAAGATGACACTGTTTATGGCGAAGCTGGAGCAATGCGTATCCCGACCATACATCAGATGGTACTCAAATACATCGATAAATTAGGACTCAAAACAGAGCCTTTTTATTATTTGTCGGTTGATAAAGCTCAGGCAATTGCATATCAGGCGGATCCTGCTAAACCAAAACCGGAAGTTACAAGAAACTCTCTTTTCTACATCAACCGCAAACGTGTGGTCCAGAATGAATATATCCCAAAGGATACGAGTAAAATTGTTGATGTAAACGCTTTGCTCGACTTTCATTTAGGCAGCAACGAAAACATGCGTGCAGACCAGTTAATGGCCAATCTTATAAATCCCCTTAAAGCTTTTATTGCTGAAGATCCGGAAAAAAACTGGCCAGTGCTGATCGAGCGTTACGGAGAGTATTCAATGCGTCGTTTCCTGAAAGAACATTCCATGTATTCAGAAAATGCTATTGAAATGATTGGTGTGCTCCAAAATCTGGAATCCAGAATGGCTTACGATTTCATCCAGAGTTTTATTGAACAGAATATTATTAAGGACTCTACGCGATTTATGGAAATTGTAGGGGGATGTGACAAGCTGCCTAATGCCTTTTTTAAAGCCCATAAACTAGAAGAAAATACCTATTTCGATTGTAGGATGACTAAAATGATGCTGGTCAATGACAAGGTAAAAATAGAAGTAGATATAGAGGTACAGCGTGACCCTCAGTTTTATGAAGATGCAGGATTCAAAGCATTAAAAACACCTGTTGGCGATATGGAATTTGATGAAGTAATTGTCAGCATACCATTTTCGGCACTAAGGCACGTTTATGTAACACCACAATTCAAGCAGCAAAAACGAAAAGCAATCCGGGAACTGCATTATGATTCTGCTACTAAAATATTGCTTGAATTTCGTGAAAAATGGTGGCAGGAAGCTCCGTATAATATCGTTGGCGGTGGCACCATTACGGATTTCTCTAACCGTTTTACGTATTATCCGAGTAATGATTTGGGAAGTAACGGACATGGTGTTGTTTTGGCTTCCTATTGCTGGTCAGACGAAGCAAGCCGCTGGGATTCTATGGATGATGATGACCGATATTTCTATGCACTTAAAAATCTGGCCATCATGCACAGCGATGATGAGAAGGAACAACAGCGTATTATCGACCTTGCTGTAATCAGTTCAAGTATCAAAGACCGTAAAGGAAAAACCGGAAAACTAGTGGGTGCTGCAACACAAAGCTGGATGCGCGACCCTTATGCTTTTGGCGAAGCAGCAATCTTCAACCCGGGTCAGTTACAGTTATTACAGCGCCATATTATTTCTACAGAATGGAAAGGAAAAGCGCATTTTGCAGGAGAGCATACTTCTCTGAAACATGCCTGGATTGAAGGCGCTATCGAATCGGGAATTCGTACCGCACTGGAAGTCAACGAAAATATAGGTAATCTTAATAACCCGATTTAA